In the Ricinus communis isolate WT05 ecotype wild-type chromosome 3, ASM1957865v1, whole genome shotgun sequence genome, TTAGAGGTGGGGTTTCACCTTTACGGCGAGTATAAAAGAATAGTTGTTTTCTGTTGTATAGTCCACAACCTATTGAgctttctattaattaaaaaaatattaaaaattttatttaaagaactaattatttaaatttagtggTATTACTAATTCTTTTACCAAGAATTGTATTCCAACTTTTCTTAATCGATTAaacttgtgtttttttttttaatgttatcaataaaaataagttattaaaataaacaagaaagaaattaaaataaatccaCACGAAAAGTATAGAGAATTAGGATCCACTGTGGCATGTCTCATGCCTTATTATCTTTGACTGctaatatatttgatgaagTGTGAACATGAATCAATTCTCGGATCTGATTTTATCATAATTAGGAACCACACGACATCAAGTGTGTAAAAGGAATCAGTAGCCTCAGAATTCCtttctctaaaaagaaaaagaaatttagttaagatttttattaCCTTGTTGACctcttatttaaattaataccCAAACTCCCTTATGggcattttaaatttatttattttttcccaTTAAAAGATGGAGAATTAATTGCCGGTGGCAATCATAGAATTGAGTTTGTTCATTTACTACTGCCTTTTAGCTCAGTAGAGTTGAGGTTATTTTCAGAGATACCAGGTTATGAGTTTGAATCTTAATTAGatgcaataaaattaatcataaaaataaataatttaatcaataatcCATTATGAAACTCAACATAAACTTCATAGAGTACAGAAATGAGATGGTAAGAAATTTGTCTAATTTAACTAAGATCTAGAGTGTTTTACCATCCGTAATAATCATACTTAATATGTTCTGAATTTACTCTGAATATAcgtataaaagaaaaaaaaaactatcattttttcgtttaaactttttataattctgAGAAGTatactttcttttaaaattaatatttcttgtcaccataaatttaaattttaacttttctcttttcagaaataaaaactatcatatatcaagtaaaataaatactattgtataaaatataagaatctAAAATGTATTCGTGTGaattgtaaaatattattttaagagttttatataattatatattcaagatttaaacttaatattttagttaaattaataaaggCTTCTATCATTTTATCTAATacgtttttaaattttattaaaacaccTTACCAAGTAAAACTAGAAGTAATAAGAtctcaaaacaaaaaaagagtGCAAGCCATACTTAAAATGGAATACAAAAAGTCCAAATATCAAGATTTAGCAAGAAACTTGTGgcttaaatcaaattttataaaggcatgataaattgaattatatatttgatcaTCCATATTAGCTTATTGTTGTATTAAGCGAAATATATTAGTCCATATTGAAAATTAACAATCTTGACATCCTATAtgttttgttttctattttataaaacaCAATGACAATGTCCTAAATTGACATATACTTCTTGGATCCCATGGCATGGAACACCACACTTTCTTATTGTTATTGACAACAGGAGACTTTCTTCATTgtatatgaatataattttgttGGGTTTTCTTATTAATTCTCAAACACTAAACTGCTACCAATTATTAGaccaaaagaaattgaaaacgAAATGTCAAAGAATGAGCTTGATTTCACCTATAAATACTTTAGCTCAGGGGCCTTTCCATAACACACGCCCACTACCTAGCACCTTCAAGTACAATATCATACTCAGCTCATTACCAATGGCTTCCCTTCAAAACACCAACTTCGACAGCCAAATTCCTGCCGAGCTGCTCATTGCTAGCATTACGCAAATCCATGGTGCCATATCCAAGCTTGACTCATTAAGACCTTCCAAGCAAGTGAATGGCCTCTTCTCTCACCTTGTCAAATTATGTATCCTCCCTTCTTCTATAGACATCACTTCCTTGCCGGAAGAAGCCCAAGAAATGCGCAAAAGCCTCATTGTTCTCTGCGGCCGAGCTGAAGGTCTGTTGGAGCTTGAGTTCGCAACATTCTTGATCAAAATCCCTCAACCTTTAGCCAACGTTAATCTGTTTCCTTACTATGCCAACTATGTCAAGCTTGCTAACTTGGAATATAGCATTCTAAGCGAAAATGGAATCGTCCAACCTAAGAAGGTGGCTTTTGTAGGATCAGGTCCAATGCCTCTGACCTCAATTGTAATGGCTACCCATCACTTGAGATCCACTCACTTCGACAATTTTGATATCGACGAGGCTGCTAATGATGTGGCTCGCAAGATTGTGGGTTCTGATAGTGATCTAGAGAAGAGAATGAAGTTTGAAACATGTGATGTAATGGAAGTGAAAGAGAAGCTAAGAGAATATGACTGCATATTCCTGGCAGCTTTGGTTGGGATGAGCAAAGAAGAGAAAGTGAAGATTCTTGGACATGTAAGGAAATATATGAAGGAAGGAGGGATTTTGCTGGTGAGAAGTGCAAATGGTGCAAGAGCTTTTCTTTACCCTGTTATTGATGACAAAGACTTGGTTGGTTTTGATGTTCTCTCCATTTTCCACCCCACTAACGATGTGATCAACTCAGTCGTTCTTGCAAGGAAGCCAAGCTTTTGAAGTTTCAATTATAGGGATTATGACTAGTGTGGTTTCTCTTTTCTTGCAGCCAGTTGATGAAGATAACCAGCTAGAGAGATACTAGCTCTAGTTTTATAATTCATCCTCATTGATAATATGTCGGAGCTTGTgttgtttttttgtttgttcttttttacttcttccatttattgttttttggcttttcacttgtcattttaaattttcttggGAGTATTATATATTGGTGATTGATACTATAAGAAGTGATTACCTAAATTTGGGGATTTAGATGA is a window encoding:
- the LOC8261714 gene encoding nicotianamine synthase — protein: MASLQNTNFDSQIPAELLIASITQIHGAISKLDSLRPSKQVNGLFSHLVKLCILPSSIDITSLPEEAQEMRKSLIVLCGRAEGLLELEFATFLIKIPQPLANVNLFPYYANYVKLANLEYSILSENGIVQPKKVAFVGSGPMPLTSIVMATHHLRSTHFDNFDIDEAANDVARKIVGSDSDLEKRMKFETCDVMEVKEKLREYDCIFLAALVGMSKEEKVKILGHVRKYMKEGGILLVRSANGARAFLYPVIDDKDLVGFDVLSIFHPTNDVINSVVLARKPSF